The genomic window TTAAAGGAGACAAACGAGAAGTTTGACGAGCTTATAGACTACATCGCAGAGAAGATGAAGGCTGACCCTTCAAAGAAGCTGCTCTGGGGCACAGCCAAGTGCTTTGACCACCCGAGATATATGCACGGCGCAGGCACATCGCCCTCGGCTGATGTATTTGCATACGCAGCAGCTCAGATAAAGAAGGCTATCGACTCGACCATAAAGCTCGGCGGCAAGGGCTATGTTTTCTGGGGCGGCAGAGAGGGATACGAGACTCTGCTCAACACAAACATGGGTCTTGAGCTTGACAACATGGCAAGACTTATGAAGATGGCTGTTGAATACGCAAGAAGCAAGGGCTACGACGGCGACTTCTACATCGAGCCCAAGCCCAAGGAGCCCACAAAGCACCAGTACGACTTTGACACAGCTACAGTTATAGGCTTCTTAAGAAAGTACGGCCTTGACAAGGACTTCAAGATGAACATCGAGGCTAACCACGCAACACTTGCACAGCACACCTTCCAGCACGAGCTGAGAGTTGCAAGAGACAACGGCTTCTTCGGCTCAATCGATGCTAACCAGGGCGACCCGCTGCTCGGCTGGGACACTGACCAGTTCCCGACAAACGCATACGATGCAACACTTTGTATGTACGAAGTCATCAAGGCAGGCGGCTTCACAAACGGCGGTCTCAACTTCGACGCTAAGGCAAGGAGAGGCTCCTACACACTCGACGACATCTTCTACAGCTACATCGCAGGCATGGACACATTCGCACTTGGCTTAAGAGCTGCATACAAGCTCATCGAGGACGGCAGAGTTGACAAGTTCGTTGACGACAGATACGCTTCCTGGAACACAGGCATCGGCAAGGACATCATCGACGGCAAGGTAGGCTTTGAGGAGCTTGAGAAGTACGCACTTGAAAAGGGCGAAGTGACCGACTCCCTTACAAGCGGCAGGCAGGAATACTTAGAGAGCGTTCTCAATCAGATAATGTTTACGCTCTGATACAACAGCATAATTACAGGCCGTCTCCGGGATTTTTCCGGGGGCGGCCTTTTTAGTGAAGAGTGAATAGTGAAGAATGAATAGTGAATAGTTGTGGTGCGGCTTGCGCCGCTTATGCCCATTCGGGCAATATGAAGCTGAGGAAAGGCAAGTCCGAAGGGGGTGCAAATCCAACGGTTTAGCTGAAACCGCCCGACCAACAGGCCGATATGGCGCTCGTCTGCTTGCGCAGACAGCCAAGTTTCGCAAAGCGAAACTTGCAATAATCGGCGCAAGCAGGACACCTCAATTCTTCACTATTCATTCTTCACTATTCACTATTCACTAAGCGCAGCGTTACCGCCCGAATGGGCATAAGCGCCGTCAGGCGCACCATACCTGTTACCTGTTACCTGTTACCTGTTACCTGAAAAAAGGGGCAGCTTCTCATTTTGCATAAAATCATACAACATTCCGCCGGAACATTGACAAATGATATAATTTATATTATAATAGAAATAAGACGGATCGTCTTGAATATCTGATCGAAAGGCAGGGAATATCAATGGGAAAATTTGTTGTGAAGAAGACTAATACGGGCTTTACATGGTCGCTTAAGGCAGGCAACGGCGAGGTGGTCGCTATAGGCGGCGAGGTGTTCAATACTTTAGCATCAGCTAAGGGCGGCTGTGAGAGCGTGGCTAAAAATGCTCCGACAGCAAATCTTGAAGACCAGACGGCAGAGGGCTTTGAGACCGCTAAGTGCCCGAAGTTTGAAATATATACCGACAAAAAGGGTGAGACACGCTTCCGCCTTAAGGCAACTAACGGCCAGGTC from Ruminococcus sp. NK3A76 includes these protein-coding regions:
- a CDS encoding YegP family protein; this encodes MGKFVVKKTNTGFTWSLKAGNGEVVAIGGEVFNTLASAKGGCESVAKNAPTANLEDQTAEGFETAKCPKFEIYTDKKGETRFRLKATNGQVIAASEGYTTKAACKNGIESVRKNAADAPIEEIKD
- the xylA gene encoding xylose isomerase, which produces MAEFFANIPKIKYEGPQSTNPLAFKYYNPDEVIGGKTMKEQLRFALSWWHTMGGDGTDMFGCGTTDKTWGEASPEARAKAKVDAAFEIMDKLSIDYFCYHDRDISPEYGSLKETNEKFDELIDYIAEKMKADPSKKLLWGTAKCFDHPRYMHGAGTSPSADVFAYAAAQIKKAIDSTIKLGGKGYVFWGGREGYETLLNTNMGLELDNMARLMKMAVEYARSKGYDGDFYIEPKPKEPTKHQYDFDTATVIGFLRKYGLDKDFKMNIEANHATLAQHTFQHELRVARDNGFFGSIDANQGDPLLGWDTDQFPTNAYDATLCMYEVIKAGGFTNGGLNFDAKARRGSYTLDDIFYSYIAGMDTFALGLRAAYKLIEDGRVDKFVDDRYASWNTGIGKDIIDGKVGFEELEKYALEKGEVTDSLTSGRQEYLESVLNQIMFTL